The genomic segment AGGCTGTTGATTTTGAACGATAAGTTCGCCAAGGCATGAAAGCAGCACACTCAACCTGTTTGATTTGTCCATTCTTTGTCACGACAACAAAGTTTTCTCCAGAAAATTCGTCAACAATTTTTACAAAAATTACTTTTTCACTTGAAGCAAAATTGGATAGACTTTGTGACAAATGTTCTCCAATGTCTTTCCATCGAATATCGGAAAGCTCATGGACTGGACGATAAATCACATTGCCAAGATTGGTAAAAATCAAAAGATGTTGCGTTGTCTTTGCATTTGAGAAGAACAAAAGCTCATCGTCATCACGTTTACCGATTTCTGAAATTTGTGAAGAAGCAAAAGAACGTGGTGACGTACGTTTAATATAGCCAGAACGTGTTACTGAAACAACTGTTTCTTCTTCAACAATCAACTCATGTGCCTCAATCTCAATCGTCTGAACATCTGCTTGTAACTCACTTCTGCGGGCTTTCGAAAATTTCTTCTTAACCTCTCTCAATTCACGTTTCATGAGATTAAACAATGTTCGTTCGTCATTGATAATTGCCTTTAGTTCCAAAATCTTAGCTTTTAGGTCTGCTTGTTCATTTTGTAAAGTGACAATATCCGTGTTTGTCAGACGGTAAAGTTGTAAAGTGACAATTGCTTCGGCTTGTTCTTCACTAAATTGGTATGAAATCTTAAGATTTTCTTTTGCATCTGCCTTATTTTCAGAGGCACGAATCAATGCGACCACTTCGTCCAAAATTGAAACCATACGAATCAATCCTTCGACCAAATGCAAACGTTTCTCAGCTTTCGTCAGATCGAATTGTGAACGTTTGACAATAACTTCCTCTCGGTGTGCGATGTAAGCGCGTAAAATCTGCAAGATTCCTACTTGTTGAGGTGTCATATTATCAATAGCAACCATATTGAAATTATAATTGACTTGCAAATCTGTATTTTTGAGCAAATAATTCAGGACAAGCTGGCTATCAGCTTCTTTTTTTAATTCAATAGCAATGCGCAATCCCTCTCGGTCAGATTCATCCCTTACTTCTGAAATTCCTGGCACTTTGCTATTCACACGCACATCATCAATTTTCTTGACAAGGGTTGCTTTGTTGATTTCATAAGGAATTTCGCTGACAATCAAACTTTCTCTGCCACCTTTTAATTGTTCAATATCAACTTTTGAGCGAACGACAATGCGTCCTTTACCTGTTTCATAAGCTTTACGAATCTCTGCTTTACCTTGAATAATCCCTCCTGTCGGGAAATCTGGACCAGGTAAAAATTCCATCAATTTTGGCACATCAGCTGTTGGATGGTCAATCATATAGATTGTAGCATCGATGACCTCACTCAGATTATGAGGTGGAATATCTGTGGCATATCCTGCCGAAATTCCAGTTGAACCATTAACCAATAGATTAGGAAAACTTGCAGGAAGCACTGTCGGCTCTTTTTCTGTATCGTCAAAGTTCCATGCGTGAGTCACGGTATCCTTCTCAATATCTGCAAGTAAAAATCCTGATATTTCTGATAACCTTGCTTCTGTATAACGCATGGCTGCTGGTGGGTCACCGTCCATAGAACCATTGTTCCCATGCATCTCAATCAGAGGTTCACCCATTTTCCAATCTTGCGAAAGACGAATCATAGCTTCATAAATTGAACTATCACCATGTGGGTGGAAATTACCCATAACATTTCCGACAGATTTTGCTGATTTACGATAGGCTTTATCAAAAGTATTACCATCTTTATTCATACTATAGAGGATACGACGCTGCACAGGTTTTAGTCCATCGCGAATATCTGGAAGCGCTCTTTCCTGAATAATATATTTTGAATAGCGCCCAAAGCGCTCACCCATAATATCTTCTAAGGGCAATTTTTGAATGTTTGACATTATTTTTTCTCTTTACTTGTAAATTTTCTGCTGACAGAATTGTTGTCAATAGATTTTTTATCCTTGATTTTGTGGTAAGTACTAACAAAATCACTTTTCTATTCTATCACATTTTTCAACTTAAAAAAACCGTAAAAAATTACTGACAGATTGCTGTCAGTAAACTAAACATTATGATTTGAACATAATATTAAAACTTCAAAAGCATATTAATATGCTTTATCCCATCTTCATAAAAGGGTTCGGAATCTGCTACAAAGCCAAGCGAAGCATAAAAGTCTTTAAGATAATATTGCGCTTCAATTTTGACGGCAGACTTACCAACTTTCTGTAAGTAATCTAAAACTTCTGTCAGTAACTGACGTCCTAAATGCTGATGGCGAAAATCTGGATGGACAAGGACGCGTCCAATAGATGCCTCTGCAAATGAAACACCTTCAGGCAACAAACGACAAAGTGCTAAAATTTCCCCTGCTTCATTTTCAAGCCACAAATGTTTTGCAACTTGGTCTTTTCCATCAAGCTCCTGATAAGGACAATTTTGTTCAACCACAAAAACGGCCGTTCGCAGACTCAACAATTGATAAAGCTCTGTCGTTGACAGTTCATCAAAAGTTTTTATTTTCCATTCCATCATTCTCCTCCAATTCTGTCAGCACTGACAGCGTGCTAAAAACTTATACTGAG from the Lactococcus allomyrinae genome contains:
- a CDS encoding GNAT family N-acetyltransferase, producing the protein MEWKIKTFDELSTTELYQLLSLRTAVFVVEQNCPYQELDGKDQVAKHLWLENEAGEILALCRLLPEGVSFAEASIGRVLVHPDFRHQHLGRQLLTEVLDYLQKVGKSAVKIEAQYYLKDFYASLGFVADSEPFYEDGIKHINMLLKF
- the parC gene encoding DNA topoisomerase IV subunit A, with amino-acid sequence MSNIQKLPLEDIMGERFGRYSKYIIQERALPDIRDGLKPVQRRILYSMNKDGNTFDKAYRKSAKSVGNVMGNFHPHGDSSIYEAMIRLSQDWKMGEPLIEMHGNNGSMDGDPPAAMRYTEARLSEISGFLLADIEKDTVTHAWNFDDTEKEPTVLPASFPNLLVNGSTGISAGYATDIPPHNLSEVIDATIYMIDHPTADVPKLMEFLPGPDFPTGGIIQGKAEIRKAYETGKGRIVVRSKVDIEQLKGGRESLIVSEIPYEINKATLVKKIDDVRVNSKVPGISEVRDESDREGLRIAIELKKEADSQLVLNYLLKNTDLQVNYNFNMVAIDNMTPQQVGILQILRAYIAHREEVIVKRSQFDLTKAEKRLHLVEGLIRMVSILDEVVALIRASENKADAKENLKISYQFSEEQAEAIVTLQLYRLTNTDIVTLQNEQADLKAKILELKAIINDERTLFNLMKRELREVKKKFSKARRSELQADVQTIEIEAHELIVEEETVVSVTRSGYIKRTSPRSFASSQISEIGKRDDDELLFFSNAKTTQHLLIFTNLGNVIYRPVHELSDIRWKDIGEHLSQSLSNFASSEKVIFVKIVDEFSGENFVVVTKNGQIKQVECAAFMPWRTYRSKSTAYAKLKGTEDEVVLIAPVEFADMMLISEHGYALRFNLDDVPILGAKAAGVKAMNLKDGDKIKAAFFVTTNSWYLLTQRAFIKRVRTEDIPATSRANRGLQVLRTLKTNNHTVFAAGLVYASDAALIAKEELDLFSAPLDTNNENEKQILEISTGDKSYEVVLTDLSLSERTSNGHPVSEDVTQVVSVKLK